From the genome of Nitrospinaceae bacterium:
TGCCAGTGGATTTTCTTGGGCATCTACATCGTGAGAAACAATTTTTTCTATGCCCTCTTTCAAGTCGACAGCAACCGGCACTGCTCCAAGCATCTCGAATGTTTTGATGTGAACTTCGTTGGGCTGAAGACGAACGCGCATATCTTTGCAGTCGGCGGGGGAGCGGACCGGACGAAGGCGATTTGATAAATGGCGGAAGCCGTTGTCCCAGTAGCCGAGCACCCGGTACCCCGTCCGATTTTCAGTTTTTTCGGTCAGGTAATCTCCGAGTGCACCATCGAGAGCGGCGTGGGCAGCAGCTTCGTTTTCGAACACGAATGGCAGATCGATGATCTCAAGTTCGGGTACGCGGCTAGTCACATAACTGGTGGAAAAATAACACATCGTAAGAAGGCCGCACTCGACCATTGAGAGAAGATCGTCAGCACGGTATCCGAAATCGAGAACGTTCCAGAATAGATCGACGGTGACTTCGTCTCCGAGTTGTTTTTCGAGAGATTCTTTGAAATGAACGGAAGCCAGGCTATGGGTAGAATCGGGGGGCGAATAGCCGCCGAGGCGAATAATGATATTTTCAGACATAAGAAAATCCTTTCAATAATTAAAGCCGAATATGGCAAAACGGAAGGCTATCATATTGAAAATAAGGGTGTCTTCACCTAGAGGCGTATGTGTGGAACTGTATTGTTTTTAGATAGTTGCGAATTTGTTTGCTGTATGTTCGTGCTCTTGGGAGCCCCATGTCCCTTGACGCTCTCTCATCTATTAGGCATGTTTCGGACCTGATTTTTAGGGGTCTGTTTCGTGTTTGTGAAGGAGTTTAAATATATGGCAACTCTTCAAGAGCAACTCTTCGTACAAGTCGCCACCCGATCTTTGAATAACCTGGCCAAAAATCTTCAGAAAAAATATGAGCCTAAAAAAGGAGATAGGTTCAGCACTAAGGGAATTACTTACGAAATTGGTCCTCCAAAATACGTGGAAGACGGAATTCGATTCGAGATAAGTAGCAAGATTCCGGGCGATGAATTTCCCACTGATTACAATCAAGCCCAATATTTTGAGGAAATCGAAAAGGTTTGCCGCAATTCCGAGAAAAAGCCTTCTTCCTCTGACATGGAAAATATTATTCGCGAAACGCGTGACCAGGAACGCAAGGAGCGCGATTATGTGAAGCTGGCTTATCAGTATTCGAAAAACGAGCTTTACGATGAAGGCGAGATTGTAAAAGAAGTCGAGGATTATGCGAAAAATCCCGACAAAGAATTGCCGCCTGCGGTCTCGGGCGCTAACACGCTGGCTGCTCGCCTGATTCTCAGTAAACTTGAGGGTAGCATACTTGGTTCTGCCGAAAAAAATATCGAAGACTTAATCAAAGCAAACGAAATCGTTCGTTCCGAGTTAAAGAAGCTTAAAAAAGCGTAACATTTCAACTTTTAGGCTGAGATTATAGGTTCGCAAAAGTAGCTCTAGGCCAATATTTTGAGCGCCCCGCTCTTTTTGAGTTGGGGCGCTTTTTTTTCTGGCGCTGGCTGTCATTTCCTTGGATTTTGCAACTAATAATTTACTCTAAATCCCTGCGTGACCTCGCAATCGGTTTCATGTAAATTTTATTGGATTAAGGTTTTAGCGTCCGCCTGCCTAAATGTTCTCTCCGAGTGGCCAAACTGTGTACGATATAATATTTCATGAAGCAACTATTTTTGATGGAAGCGGTGATTCTCCTTTTATCGGTAATCT
Proteins encoded in this window:
- a CDS encoding TRAP transporter substrate-binding protein, which gives rise to MSENIIIRLGGYSPPDSTHSLASVHFKESLEKQLGDEVTVDLFWNVLDFGYRADDLLSMVECGLLTMCYFSTSYVTSRVPELEIIDLPFVFENEAAAHAALDGALGDYLTEKTENRTGYRVLGYWDNGFRHLSNRLRPVRSPADCKDMRVRLQPNEVHIKTFEMLGAVPVAVDLKEGIEKIVSHDVDAQENPLANTVTYGVDKHHNHVTMSGHFFGARGLYTHKDSFDSWPESVQLAVRKSACEAIQVQRQSAFAKEEELRVQMLEEGIEVISLTSEEREAFKKAVLPVLDEARSRLGNEIFSLLG